The Montipora capricornis isolate CH-2021 chromosome 6, ASM3666992v2, whole genome shotgun sequence genome has a window encoding:
- the LOC138054063 gene encoding uncharacterized protein yields the protein MSRDFIENTEDKTHAKRLSKECDIPNLSEYGKNLEKNVKSRYLAKISVVKIDPATLIGVNLDPECLPPIEATDLLCYLVMDTSFYTKEQFKAFKSMEAYNQMVSGFITSVQGKVICDKFVVIGKVRHSQRMNEPPLPVWIITSKEGTIISAHCLGCKAGLSETCSHVASLLFYIEAWTRINGKLACTQVKCTWLLPTYVSKVPYAKVQDINFHSAKKLKEDLDEKIKNFSEPRPNATTAQPTSLNNLAMPTPGVLPNCSSAVPSKTEMETLFAKLNECAIKPVALSLVQPYCEQFILKSRDIPTICDLFHPSYLDLTYPQLLRKCAEIYLTLSDAELKLIEKDTRTQARGTAFFRHRAGRIGASSSWAVSHTNPAMPSQSLIKSMCYPHLFKVNSKAIIHGRRNEAPAIDAYAKVMSKTHRDFKVENCGMIIDKLHPWIHATPDAMTSCSCCGDGCCEVKCPYSIENGNFEAYVGKKDSCLEKVNNTFRLKRNHQYFYQVQQQLFVTGRKYCDFVMCSFLNNKQPVLFIERIYQEPYHWDCVLPKLTKFWRTCILPEVLGRWYTRKHDIAAPPPISTPGPSICYCRKPRNEMIVSCENPKCPFTEFHYSCLEISGPLPKPWYCPSCQLLPQCKKLKKAPPKTLQNLDEALKYDSICICKAKPKVGEKLLKCHSTNRQNGNFFHLQCLQYKRMPNNNKTTWVCSDCKVNLASPTTCSSLNTTTSSSIHDLSSVSVNHNSATTAFTSRIDINSPTICSSTCTTNMTTDSKPCLSDDDQDSTDEFESDDDDIVLTFVGKGESDRVGSFGNLDANDHDTILSPTGCLDCKVIHECQIYLQKVNPLIEGFQRPTLGPVRNFSIMTSEFVQILHTGRSHWVCVSSINCPAGMVNLYDSLFNEIIENEVEEQVKSLFGGNFQGITNVPVQQQLNGSDCGVFAVAFATCLVYGSNPQDFMFHIPQMRPHLLECLKAGEMRLFPHF from the coding sequence ATGTCGCgtgattttattgaaaatacaGAAGACAAAACCCACGCAAAACGATTATCAAAAGAGTGCGATATTCCCAATTTAAGTGAGTACGGAAAGAATCTAGAAAAGAATGTAAAATCTCGATATTTGGCGAAAATATCAGTGGTAAAGATCGATCCAGCTACGCTAATCGGTGTCAACTTGGATCCAGAATGTCTACCGCCGATAGAGGCCACAGATCTCCTTTGCTACCTGGTAATGGATACCAGCTTCTATACAAAGGAGCAATTCAAAGCTTTCAAAAGTATGGAAGCTTACAACCAAATGGTTTCAGGTTTTATCACTAGTGTTCAAGGCAAAGTCATCTGCGATAAGTTTGTGGTGATCGGGAAGGTGCGACATTCGCAGCGCATGAATGAACCTCCTCTTCCAGTTTGGATTATTACAAGTAAAGAAGGTACTATAATATCAGCACATTGCTTAGGCTGCAAAGCAGGACTTTCCGAGACTTGCAGTCATGTTGCAAGTCTTCTATTCTACATTGAAGCTTGGACAAGAATAAATGGAAAGCTAGCGTGCACTCAAGTTAAATGCACGTGGTTACTACCAACGTACGTAAGCAAAGTCCCCTACGCGAAGGTCCAGGACATAAATTTCCATTCAGCTAAAAAGCTAAAGGAAGATTTAGAtgagaaaatcaaaaatttctccGAGCCACGTCCAAACGCTACAACCGCCCAACCAACTTCTCTTAACAACCTGGCAATGCCTACTCCTGGTGTCCTGCCAAATTGTTCTTCTGCTGTCCCATCCAAGACTGAAATGGAAACACTGTTTGCAAAACTCAATGAATGTGCGATCAAACCTGTAGCTTTAAGCTTAGTTCAACCGTATTGTGAACAATTCATCCTCAAGAGCCGAGATATACCCACTATCTGTGACTTATTTCATCCCTCTTACCTCGATCTGACATATCCACAACTTTTAAGAAAGTGCGCTGAAATTTATTTGACTCTCTCTGATGCAGAGctaaaattaattgaaaaggACACCCGGACACAGGCTAGAGGAACAGCATTTTTTAGGCATAGGGCAGGGCGCATTGGTGCTTCGTCAAGTTGGGCAGTATCTCACACTAATCCTGCCATGCCATCACAGTCGTTAATCAAGTCAATGTGTTATCCACATTTGTTCAAGGTTAACAGCAAAGCCATCATCCACGGTCGCCGAAATGAAGCTCCTGCAATTGATGCATATGCAAAAGTCATGTCAAAGACTCACAGAGACTTTAAAGTTGAAAACTGTGGGATGATAATTGATAAACTTCATCCTTGGATACATGCTACTCCAGATGCCATGACCTCTTGTTCATGTTGTGGTGATGGCTGCTGTGAAGTTAAGTGCCCATACAGCATTGAAAACGGTAATTTTGAAGCTTATGTTGGAAAGAAGGACTCCTGCCTAGAAAAAGTTAATAACACATTCAGGCTCAAAAGAAATCATCAGTACTTCTATCAAGTACAACAACAGCTGTTTGTTACTGGCCGTAAGTATTGTGACTTTGTTATGTGTTCATTTCTTAACAACAAACAACCAGTGCTTTTCATAGAGAGAATTTACCAGGAGCCCTACCATTGGGATTGTGTTCTTCCCAAGCTTACCAAGTTTTGGAGAACTTGTATACTACCAGAAGTTCTTGGCCGATGGTATACAAGAAAGCATGATATTGCTGCCCCTCCACCAATAAGCACTCCTGGTCCGAGTATTTGCTACTGCAGGAAGCCcagaaatgaaatgattgtgAGTTGTGAAAACCCCAAATGCCCATTCACAGAATTTCACTATTCGTGTTTGGAAATATCTGGTCCCCTTCCAAAACCATGGTACTGTCCAAGTTGCCAGCTGCTCCCTCAATgcaagaaattgaaaaaggCCCCCCCAAAAACCTTACAGAACCTGGATGAAGCATTGAAATATGACAGCATATGCATCTGCAAAGCCAAACCAAAGGTGGGGGAAAAGCTTCTAAAGTGTCATAGCACCAACCGCcaaaatggaaatttttttcatttacaatGTCTGCAGTACAAGAGAATGCCAAACAACAACAAGACTACATGGGTTTGCAGTGACTGTAAAGTCAACTTGGCTTCTCCTACCACTTGTTCTTCTTTGAATACCACTACAAGTAGCAGTATTCATGATTTAAGCTCTGTATCAGTGAATCATAACAGTGCTACAACAGCATTTACATCAAGAATTGACATTAATTCCCCTACCATTTGTTCTTCTACATGTACAACTAACATGACAACTGACAGTAAACCTTGCTTGTCTGATGATGATCAAGACAGTActgatgaatttgaaagtgatgatgatgacattgTATTAACCTTTGTAGGCAAAGGAGAATCAGACAGGGTGGGTTCTTTTGGAAATCTTGATGCCAATGATCATGATACAATTCTATCACCGACAGGCTGTCTAGACTGTAAAGTTATACACGAGTGTCAGATTTATTTACAGAAAGTAAACCCTTTAATTGAAGGATTTCAAAGACCAACGCTTGGTCCAGTAAGGAACTTTTCAATAATGACAAGTGAATTTGTTCAAATCTTACACACGGGAAGATCACACTGGGTGTGTGTAAGTTCCATTAACTGTCCAGCAGGAATGGTCAATTTGTATGACAGTCTGTTtaatgaaattattgaaaatgaaGTGGAGGAGCAAGTAAAGAGTCTGTTTGGTGGTAACTTTCAAGGTATAACCAATGTCCCAGTTCAGCAGCAACTGAATGGAAGTGACTGTGGGGTTTTTGCAGTTGCATTTGCAACATGTCTTGTTTACGGTTCTAATCCCCAGGACTTCATGTTTCATATACCACAGATGAGACCACATTTACTTGAGTGCCTGAAAGCTGGTGAAATGAGACTTTTCCCACATTTTTGA